One Candidatus Bathyarchaeota archaeon genomic region harbors:
- a CDS encoding DUF655 domain-containing protein, which yields MSESREREMRQLYEENALVLDYLPFGKPGTGGKFRSGPIVQMIGENYFTLLEANVKAGVILKPLDRVYVGKEARKEISYILGRIGYDELTANARSELENAIEKIILSREREFVNFFNTAQPITPRMHALELIPGIGKKYMWNIINERERQPFQSFDDLQRRVNIPNPAKLITKRIIEELSEQSKYRLFTRSS from the coding sequence TTGTCTGAAAGCAGAGAAAGAGAAATGAGACAACTTTATGAAGAAAACGCCTTGGTACTTGATTATTTACCCTTCGGAAAACCTGGAACTGGAGGAAAATTTAGATCCGGTCCAATTGTCCAAATGATAGGCGAGAATTACTTTACTCTGCTTGAGGCAAACGTAAAGGCCGGGGTCATCCTTAAACCTTTAGACAGAGTCTATGTTGGTAAAGAAGCTCGAAAAGAGATATCATATATACTTGGCCGAATTGGTTATGATGAATTAACTGCAAACGCTAGATCAGAACTTGAAAACGCCATAGAGAAGATAATTCTTAGCCGAGAAAGGGAATTCGTCAATTTCTTTAATACAGCACAGCCCATTACGCCTAGAATGCACGCTCTGGAGCTAATTCCAGGCATTGGAAAGAAATACATGTGGAACATCATAAATGAGAGAGAAAGACAACCCTTTCAAAGCTTTGACGATCTTCAACGACGGGTCAATATTCCGAATCCCGCTAAACTGATAACTAAGCGAATAATAGAGGAACTCTCAGAACAAAGCAAATACAGGTTATTCACACGATCCTCGTGA
- the rsmA gene encoding 16S rRNA (adenine(1518)-N(6)/adenine(1519)-N(6))-dimethyltransferase RsmA, with product MNLREEAQRIILQYRIKPRKRLGQHFLVEEEAIQRIISHASLTPKDRVLEIGAGLGFLTERLAEKAGHVIAVEIDKRLAKVLRGRLAKTENVTILEGDILKIDPPQFDKVVSTPPYRISSQIQFWILERKVKEATLTFQEEFAKCLVAPIGSRDYGRLTIATYYRAEAEILEKIPREMFWPHPRVDSVIVKLRLRSPPFHVDNEKIFFDVVRDIFTQKNRKLRKAIIPFLTHYNLTKSSIQEIADSLPFSSRRPRELSPEEIGMIADEIFRKLRELKVSL from the coding sequence ATGAACCTACGTGAGGAGGCTCAACGAATAATACTCCAGTATAGAATTAAACCGCGGAAACGGTTGGGGCAACATTTCTTAGTAGAGGAAGAAGCTATACAAAGGATTATCTCACACGCTTCCCTAACACCCAAAGATAGGGTTTTGGAGATCGGTGCAGGCTTAGGTTTTCTGACTGAGCGACTGGCAGAAAAGGCGGGGCATGTTATTGCTGTCGAGATTGACAAAAGACTTGCAAAAGTCTTGAGGGGAAGATTGGCAAAGACCGAGAACGTAACGATTCTTGAAGGCGATATATTAAAGATTGATCCTCCCCAATTCGATAAGGTGGTATCAACTCCACCATATAGAATATCATCCCAGATTCAATTCTGGATTCTGGAAAGGAAAGTTAAAGAGGCCACACTAACATTTCAAGAAGAATTCGCCAAATGTCTAGTGGCACCTATAGGCTCAAGAGACTATGGAAGACTAACAATAGCCACCTATTACAGAGCCGAAGCAGAAATCCTAGAGAAGATCCCAAGGGAGATGTTCTGGCCTCATCCACGTGTCGACTCAGTAATAGTTAAGCTAAGGTTAAGGAGCCCTCCATTCCATGTAGATAACGAAAAAATATTCTTCGACGTTGTTCGGGATATATTTACGCAGAAAAATAGGAAGCTGAGAAAAGCCATCATCCCATTCCTTACTCATTATAATCTCACGAAATCATCCATACAAGAAATAGCTGATTCTCTACCTTTCAGCAGTAGAAGACCTAGGGAACTATCCCCTGAAGAGATAGGAATGATCGCGGATGAGATATTTAGGAAACTTAGAGAGCTTAAAGTCTCGTTATGA
- the trxA gene encoding thioredoxin: MEKEEDEDLERIKEAKLREMLKRSEKGSDTEKRGEPVEVDERNFEDVKGRSGLVVIDFWASWCAPCRMMSPIIDEMARDYAGKILFGKLNVDRNQEIASKYQIVSIPTLLVFRDGELVDRIVGVFPKRLLEERLLRHIKP; the protein is encoded by the coding sequence TTGGAAAAGGAAGAGGATGAGGATCTCGAGAGAATTAAGGAAGCTAAGTTAAGAGAGATGCTCAAAAGGTCTGAGAAGGGTTCCGATACAGAAAAAAGAGGTGAACCAGTTGAGGTGGATGAACGGAATTTTGAAGATGTCAAGGGGAGAAGCGGCTTGGTGGTGATTGATTTTTGGGCTTCATGGTGTGCACCTTGTAGAATGATGTCGCCTATCATAGATGAGATGGCTAGAGATTATGCTGGAAAGATCTTATTCGGAAAACTTAACGTTGATAGGAATCAGGAAATCGCTTCCAAGTATCAGATCGTGAGTATACCTACCTTGCTAGTCTTTAGAGATGGGGAGCTAGTTGACAGGATTGTGGGAGTTTTCCCAAAGAGGCTTCTTGAAGAGAGATTACTAAGACATATAAAACCGTAG